Genomic window (Drosophila ananassae strain 14024-0371.13 chromosome 3L, ASM1763931v2, whole genome shotgun sequence):
TGATGTGTTGTCGCGCTGCGGAGGACTTGGCTTAGCCTCTACAACGGGGAGTGGAGGTTCTGGTTTGGGCTTGGGTGTCACTGGCTGTACTACTGGCGGCACAACAGAAGTCGGTTTGACCTTCTTTTGCGGACGCACAAAAGCCGATACTGTAGCTGGTGCCGCTTGCGGTGAGGGGGTCGAGGATTTCTTACCGGATCTCACCTCTGGCTGGGTGCTAGGTGGAGTAGAGGGCTTTGGCTTCGTTTTCTGCAAGTGCCTGCTTATCGAGTTCACGTCCATGTTCCAGGGCGACCACGACGACTTTGCCTTTTTCGAGGGCGCCGTCGGAACTCCATTCCGCTTTCGAAGCTCCTTAAGCTGGCCATTTTTGACCTTGTGATGGTGCACGGGATCCGTCGTCTTCTCCGCCGCCTCCTCGACCTGCTGCTTCACTATGTTCCTTAGATTGAATGTGGGCTGGACAGGACCCTTGTGCCTGGCTGCGTCGTAGGCACTTTGCTGTGTCAGTATGGCCTTGGCATCAAACACGGCCGCCACCAGGACCAGGCCGAAGCTGGCCAGAAGCACTACGAGAGCGGCGTTTTTCAGGGAGGACTCCCATCGGGGCCTCGCCAGCTGGGAGGCACACAGTTCCACGCTTTCGGCCGGCATCTGCACCAGAAGTAGATAGCTGATGTCGTACGTGAGGTTCGTCAGCAGGGTTATGGAGCGCTTCACTCGCGAGGCAGTAAAGTCGGAGCTGAAGGAGATTTCCACCTTCTTGGTGTCGTTCTCGCCCAGATCGAAGCCCTCGCAGTCCATGACCTTGAACCCGAAGTCTTCGCAGGGAAGGTTTCCAATCAAGAATCCCTCGATCCTCATGGGAATCACCCCGGAGTTTCTTGCCGTAAAGCTGCGGGTGGCCACCACTGTGCCAGCTCTTCCGGCACCTTCACAGCCCCTAAACTGATCCGTGCCTAGTTCGAAGAGCAGGGGTGTGGTAGAGCCAGGACGACGGTTTCCAAAGCGAAACTGGGACTGCACTGCCTTGGCCTGCAACCACACAGCTTCGTACAGGGTCAGGTTGCTCCTCACGTGCAGCAGCGTGCAGTACTTCTCCGCCACCTGGGCCGTGAAGGTTATGGGTATGGTCAAGGATGCCCCGCCTTGAAGAAGGATCGGAGCTCCCGGCTCAGGCAAGGAAAAGACGTTTTTGTCCGTAAGGTAGCACGTGGTGGAGCTCACATCGATCACCTCGTGCGGCAGTGACAGTTGTGTGCGTCGGGCGAAGGCCGGATCCGACAGGAAGTAGTCGATCAAGATGGGGTGCTGTGCGGGATTCGTCAGCGTGATCCACTGGCGCTGCACCTGGCCCACCTCGATAGCGGGCGTGGGGGGAATGGGCTGGAACTGCACCAGCTTGGGCCACTCGATGGTGATAGAAAAGTCCAGCTCCAACGGAGGCAACTCTTCGGTATGAAGAGTTAAAGACATGGCAGCCAACTGGCGGCGCAGCTGCCGGAAGAGCTCTGTGCGCTGGCGCAGCTCTACTCCGTCGTATAGCAGATTATTGTTGATGCTCTCGGCCACGATGGCCTCCGAGCCGCCTGGCACTCCGGGAAAGACTGCCTGCTCGTTCGTGGACTCTCTGATGTAGCACTGATTCCGGCACATAGCCGCTGCCTCGAAGTAGATgcgccccactttagtgagaGTCTGCGGGGCTATTGTGGTTCCTTTGGCGTTGAAGTCCTTGAAGCGCAGGCCGGCAGACTGGGCGAAGGAGACACTGGTGACGTGCACTGGGTGCGTGAAGGTAGAGCGTATGCTCAGCAATCCCGTGCAAATCCTGCCCGGAAAGCAGCTCTTAAAGCCAAGGTGCTCCTGCTCGATCTCCAGTTGGCCCACCGAAGCTGCAAACCGAACGCGCACACGAACCACCTCGTAAGGCGTCCAAACTTTGAGCGTTCCGGAGCTGGGATCCGCGTCGTATGTTTGAACAGCCACCTTAATGACGACACTGGAGCCCGGACTCAGCTCCGAGCACGTGTGCAGCCAGCGGCTGCTCTCGTTCCGGCCACTACTTAAATCTTCGGTGAAGTGATCTTCCGGAGATAGGCAGCCTAGAAAGACGCCTGTCGAATACACCATTTTCGGCTGCTTGAAGTACCAGTTGTTGATCTTCACCGGTACTGGGTTGTCGTTGCGCAAGACCACATATCCGTACCGCGACATTTCGGCAAATGGCACAGTGCCCAGATCCAAGTCCGTGTTGTACGGCGCCTCCTTATTGTCCGGCGGTATCTTGAGGACAAATGGCTGAGTGCTCACGTGCAGGCGGCCGGTGCAGGAGACCAATGGCAGCTCGATCGTGGTAACGTTCGTGTGTATTCTGATGAACGATTCGAATCCCACCTGGCTGTTCAGCAGGTTCAGTCGGAGCAGCTCGAGGGAGTCTCCTGGCTTAAGTAGCAGTGGGGGCTCAACGGCCTGGAGTACCTCCAGAATGGATCCATCGATGGGTTTGCTGAAACTTATGTTGAACAGGATGAGCGGCAGCAGAAACTGGTTTGTCACCACGAGGGAGCGGTTGGTTTCCAGCGTCGGCCCCTCCTCGCCATCCGGTAAGCTGGTCAGAAACCTGGTTACATTGCCGTCGTAGGACAAGCCGCCCTGAAAGATCTCCGCCCTCACAACGACAGTGAAGGACTGGTCTTCGACGTCCTGAGCTCCAACCACGAGTATATCGTTGACGGAGTCGCTGCTTTCGAATAACTGCGGATCCAGTTCGATGGTCGAGCTGCTGGCATTGAACATCAGCCCGGCCACCTGGCGCAGATAGCTGCCAAAGAGCGTGTGGTTCTGATCGTTGACTATATCCAGCTTATAGCGCAGGACGTTCGGAGTGTTTAGCTTCGCGATTCGCCCGAGGTCGGCCAGGGGATTCCTAGCGTAGACAGAGTGGCGAGGCAAGATCTCGAACTCCACGGGAATCACTAGGACGTTCTCTTGCCCCAAGTCTAATTCCTGTTCGGCGATCTTGATGCGGATATAGGCGCTGTGATTTCCTGCGGTGCGCCCGTGGAATGAGATCCGGATAACCGGCTTCATTGTGTACGGAGGAATCTCCCAGAGATTTTGTGGGCCTTCAGAGCCCCCGCTTGGCAACTCCAACTGGAATTCGCCGCCGCTGCTGTAAATCTATAGAACGGGAAGGGTAAGAGCTTGTTTCTGTACGCAATTCCAAGTACTCACTTCCAGGATCTGGAGCGGCCTCTCGTGCGGATTGTACATATGAATCTCTGGCGTTAGCGTGGAGTTCATAGGCGCTTTGATCCCCACCAGTGGCTTGAGGCGGTAGGGGCACTCGCTGCCCTCGCCCTGCACCGCCAGTTCG
Coding sequences:
- the LOC6494417 gene encoding transmembrane protein 131 homolog, which encodes MAIQTTRRRATPLLLFILNPLFVLLLALGAACSEKVLQEAAFIGLQEPAASRELGELLQDLRLMPPRLDFGTWSVGQARSQTVTLFNQHANRTLQINAVVGPNPAFYSSFPGTREVAPKGNTTFTVVFLPRQLGAIAGDLHVHTSFGQAELAVQGEGSECPYRLKPLVGIKAPMNSTLTPEIHMYNPHERPLQILEIYSSGGEFQLELPSGGSEGPQNLWEIPPYTMKPVIRISFHGRTAGNHSAYIRIKIAEQELDLGQENVLVIPVEFEILPRHSVYARNPLADLGRIAKLNTPNVLRYKLDIVNDQNHTLFGSYLRQVAGLMFNASSSTIELDPQLFESSDSVNDILVVGAQDVEDQSFTVVVRAEIFQGGLSYDGNVTRFLTSLPDGEEGPTLETNRSLVVTNQFLLPLILFNISFSKPIDGSILEVLQAVEPPLLLKPGDSLELLRLNLLNSQVGFESFIRIHTNVTTIELPLVSCTGRLHVSTQPFVLKIPPDNKEAPYNTDLDLGTVPFAEMSRYGYVVLRNDNPVPVKINNWYFKQPKMVYSTGVFLGCLSPEDHFTEDLSSGRNESSRWLHTCSELSPGSSVVIKVAVQTYDADPSSGTLKVWTPYEVVRVRVRFAASVGQLEIEQEHLGFKSCFPGRICTGLLSIRSTFTHPVHVTSVSFAQSAGLRFKDFNAKGTTIAPQTLTKVGRIYFEAAAMCRNQCYIRESTNEQAVFPGVPGGSEAIVAESINNNLLYDGVELRQRTELFRQLRRQLAAMSLTLHTEELPPLELDFSITIEWPKLVQFQPIPPTPAIEVGQVQRQWITLTNPAQHPILIDYFLSDPAFARRTQLSLPHEVIDVSSTTCYLTDKNVFSLPEPGAPILLQGGASLTIPITFTAQVAEKYCTLLHVRSNLTLYEAVWLQAKAVQSQFRFGNRRPGSTTPLLFELGTDQFRGCEGAGRAGTVVATRSFTARNSGVIPMRIEGFLIGNLPCEDFGFKVMDCEGFDLGENDTKKVEISFSSDFTASRVKRSITLLTNLTYDISYLLLVQMPAESVELCASQLARPRWESSLKNAALVVLLASFGLVLVAAVFDAKAILTQQSAYDAARHKGPVQPTFNLRNIVKQQVEEAAEKTTDPVHHHKVKNGQLKELRKRNGVPTAPSKKAKSSWSPWNMDVNSISRHLQKTKPKPSTPPSTQPEVRSGKKSSTPSPQAAPATVSAFVRPQKKVKPTSVVPPVVQPVTPKPKPEPPLPVVEAKPSPPQRDNTSPKPAIKSIEPQPRVLKEQNGSAKKVGKTPGRERERERRKEQKLMNGTGGAKKPEKKQRQKLNFYQTTASSASPPASPNDIKFITSVWETSSSVSFSPLESFSDVLQKKQFSASNNGMNWSQPVSSSDLGPIGDSRKTATPPATASMWEPLSATASNSVFANGEVDLPKGDALYEHRQRQQWERSRLVMEQQMLLQQDQQLELQPQELVANIETNSWASPWSPLGYAAWPEATPNMGVMRPPPGLEARPLLTTQHNLAQDEETDPRFSAVRQESLPTQYDPFTSPSSIWSDTWRQSSKRNNHID